The Metarhizium brunneum chromosome 3, complete sequence DNA window CCGAAAGGACTCCTGACTTTGAACCGGGCCGACAACTCTTTTGTTAAGCTAGTAGCGCTGTTTGCAACAACTTTGCGCAATTTCAACGGCTCGACAGATTTCCTTTCCAGCTTCGATACTACGCACGACCTGCAACCAAAAACCGACGAATGGTTTCACCCCCTATCTCGACGACAAAATCCCACGGGCTTGTAATAGACGAACACCTACACAGAACCGGCAAACTAacgcctttttttcttttacaTAGGTCGTCTTCAGGAATACGAGGTCATCGGGCGCCATCTGCCTACCGAGGCCAACCCAACCCCGGACATGTACCGCATGACCATCTTTGCCCCCAACGAGACGGTCGCCAAGTCCCGATTCTGGTACTTCTTGCGAGGTCTCCGAAAGGTCAAGAAGGCTACTGGTGAGATTGTCAGCGTCAAGGCTGTAAGAATATACCCGACCACCCCGTCCCAAGTTGTGTAGACTTGCTATCTGTCAAAACTTTGAGGCTCACAATTAGGGGTATAGATCCACGAGAAGCACCCCCAGAAGGTCAAGAACTTCGGCATCTGGCTGCGTTACGACTCGCGCTCCGGTACACACAATATGTACAAGGAGTACCGTGAAATGTCCCGCAccgatgccgtcgaggcccTTTACTCCGACATGGCTGCCCGCCATCGCGCTCGTTTCAGGTCGATCCACGTACGTGCACCATGTTAATCCAAATGCTTCATCGGATCCTGGTGATGAAAAGTG harbors:
- the RPL20B gene encoding 60S ribosomal protein eL20, with translation MLSFLPKGLLTLNRADNSFVKLVALFATTLRNFNGSTDFLSSFDTTHDLQPKTDEWFHPLSRRQNPTGRLQEYEVIGRHLPTEANPTPDMYRMTIFAPNETVAKSRFWYFLRGLRKVKKATGEIVSVKAIHEKHPQKVKNFGIWLRYDSRSGTHNMYKEYREMSRTDAVEALYSDMAARHRARFRSIHILRVVEIEKTEDVKRPYIKQLLQKGLTFPLPHRISKISNSKVFSAKRPSTFA